Below is a window of Candidatus Neomarinimicrobiota bacterium DNA.
GAAGAATCGTGGCTCAAGCGTTTGAAGCACCGGATAAGTATATCGGAAAATCTATTGATTTAGCGGGTGATTCAGTTACGTTTCCAAAAGTCGCCGAACTTTTCTCTAAAGAAACTGGGAAGGATATTTCTTTCAGTACAATTTCACTTGAGGATTTTCAAAGCGCAATGGGCGAGGAATATGCCAAGATGTTTGATTGGTTCAACAAAGTCGGCTACGATGTGAACATAGATGAGCTTGAATCATCCAATGATATTAAATTGGTTAAACTTGAAGAATGGATTCCCGCTTCAGGTTGGTAATATTATCGAGATAGTAAAGATTAAAAAAGGGAAAGCTTCTGCTTTCCCTTTCTGATTATATATTTATTAAAAGTTCCCGTTATCCACATCTTTTATAAATTTAATCAGTCCGTCAAAATACGTTTGCTGGTCATCATACATCGCCATATGACTTCCGTTAGGGCAATGCAGATACCTACCGTGCTGCACTTGACCCGCCATCCATTCCATTTGAGCGGGGTCCATTGTGTCATAGGCGGCGCCTATTGTGAGAGTAGGAACTGAAATCAGAGGCAAATCCGCTTTCCTATCCCAATTCAGTAATCTGCCGGAAGCGCCTAATTCGCTGGGACCTTGCATAAGTACGTATATATCCGGATTTAGGTGAGCAAACATTCTCTTTACAGGATCCGGCCAATCTTCCGCCGGCATACGAATCAGATGTTTTTCATAGTGATGCGGAATCAATAATTCCATATATCGGGGGTTCTCAATATCTCCGGCAGCTTCTAATTCCTTTATTTCTTTCAATACATCGTTATCAATTCGCTCATAAAGCACTTTCTCGGCATACGTGTTATAATCAGGAATACTTGGCACCATATTCGAAATTATCAATCCCTTCAAATTCTCCTGATATTTTAGCGCATACTCTAATGCAAGTATTCCTCCCCAAGAATGCCCGAATAGATAAAAGTTATCGCTTGTGAGGTTAAGCGCTTGCCTGACTTGTTCCACTTCTTCCACAAATCGCTCTGTTGTCCAAAGATCTTTATCATCCGGCTGATCGCTGAAATGCGAACCGAGTTGATCGTAATAATAATACTCTATGCCTGCTCCAGGGAAATAGCTATCAAATACTTCAAAATATTCATGTGTTCCGGCCGGTCCGCCGTGCAGGGTAAGCACTTTGATAGTAGGATTATTCCCAACTCGCTTTGTCCAAACATTGAAATCACCTTTAGGCGTGGAGATTTTAATTATTTTGACGCCGCCGCTTAGCACGTCATCCCTGCCCGTATTATCAAAATAATCTGAAGATGATTTAGTCTGAACGGCTGATTGAGCGCAAGAAAACATCATCATGCTGACACTTAGCATTATGAGAACAGTTAATGGCGCTGAATATTTTCGGATACTAATCTCTTTGTAGTTCATAATAATTCTTCTCCCGGTTTATTCGGCGCTTTCAAATCCCAATGACAATGAATTGATGCAATACCTGAGACCTGTTGGTTCAGGGCCGTCCTCAAAGACATGCCCCAGGTGTGCCCCGCAATTATCACAGATGACTTCCGTGCGTTTCATACCAAATGTGGAATCCGTTTCTTCACGGACATTTTTTTCATTGATAGGTTGCCAGAAACTCGGCCAACCGGAGCCTGAATTGAATTTTTCTTCGGAGCCGAATAATTCCTCCTCGCAGCAAGCGCATTTATAAACGCCTTTCCCCTTGTGATCATTATATTTTCCGCTGAAAGCCGGTTCCGTTCCCCCTTTACGTGTAACCTCGTATTCATCAGATGATAAAATTGATTTCCATTCCGCAACTGATTTTTCTAACACTGTTCCTCTATTCTTTCGGAAGGTTTTTATCGAGATAATTATTAATTTCGCTCTCCGGTATGGCGCCGACAAACTCGCTGGAAATCTCACCTTTATAGAACATCTTTACGTTGGGAATACTTCTGATACTATATTTCATTGCTATATCAGGCTGCAATTCGGTGTTAACTTTGACTAAAATCCAATCCTCACCCGCCTCCTCGGCAAGTTTTTCAAGAGTAGGGCTCAGCATATGACAAGGTCCGCACCATTCAGCCCAAAAATCCACTAATACAGGTGAATGTTCGCTCGCCTCGATAACGTCTTTCTGAAAATCAATCGGTTCTAATTTAAGATACATTATTTCTCATTCCTTTATGTGAATCTTTTTAATGAAATTCGTTTATTTAATATAATTCGCCAAAATGAATATGGCAATTGGAGATAGGAATTACTGAAAAGTTACTGCTTCGGATATAATCCACTCATCTATGACCCTTCACTCAATTGTGAGGGTCATAAACGAGTAGGTTTGATTTAAATTCTTATTAATTTGGCCAAGATTTCCAAATTGTAGACATACCTGCATCATCAGCCGGTAGCGGTGAAGTCAGTACACCGGAATAACTCGGATTCATTACCGCAGTCGGCGGCGGTCCGAAGTGACCAAGTCCCAACGAGTGTCCGTTTTCGTGCAATGCCACAGTTTCTACATCTATACCCGTTGATGGTGATGCGGCATTAATTTCCCACGGATTTCCCGCGCGTTTTTCCCCTGCGGTTCCAAATGTATCGTTATAGTAAACTTCATTCAGAGCCTTGTCAAGATATCCATCACCGTCTATATCCGTAGGAAATCCATTTCCATCAACAAAAATGAAGGAAACTGAGAATGCTAAGATTTCGTCCCCACCGCCGGGTCCTCCCACTGCCTCAAAAAACGCCCAAGGAAGCCAGCCCGCCTGCACTATATCAGCAAGAAACGAGTCTCCAAAACTACCAAAACTTTTAGATTTACCTTTTCCATTTCTACCTTTACCACCAGAACTGAAGAAAGAGTCGAAGATGTCGG
It encodes the following:
- the trxA gene encoding thioredoxin, which encodes MYLKLEPIDFQKDVIEASEHSPVLVDFWAEWCGPCHMLSPTLEKLAEEAGEDWILVKVNTELQPDIAMKYSIRSIPNVKMFYKGEISSEFVGAIPESEINNYLDKNLPKE
- the msrB gene encoding peptide-methionine (R)-S-oxide reductase MsrB — encoded protein: MKTFRKNRGTVLEKSVAEWKSILSSDEYEVTRKGGTEPAFSGKYNDHKGKGVYKCACCEEELFGSEEKFNSGSGWPSFWQPINEKNVREETDSTFGMKRTEVICDNCGAHLGHVFEDGPEPTGLRYCINSLSLGFESAE
- a CDS encoding proline iminopeptidase-family hydrolase, with the protein product MLSVSMMMFSCAQSAVQTKSSSDYFDNTGRDDVLSGGVKIIKISTPKGDFNVWTKRVGNNPTIKVLTLHGGPAGTHEYFEVFDSYFPGAGIEYYYYDQLGSHFSDQPDDKDLWTTERFVEEVEQVRQALNLTSDNFYLFGHSWGGILALEYALKYQENLKGLIISNMVPSIPDYNTYAEKVLYERIDNDVLKEIKELEAAGDIENPRYMELLIPHHYEKHLIRMPAEDWPDPVKRMFAHLNPDIYVLMQGPSELGASGRLLNWDRKADLPLISVPTLTIGAAYDTMDPAQMEWMAGQVQHGRYLHCPNGSHMAMYDDQQTYFDGLIKFIKDVDNGNF
- a CDS encoding matrixin family metalloprotease translates to MKLHPASLLWLFALSVIIAGCEDTQPTAVNTDLEGTNNVTDSFSKRSKPSGSQAQGDSAVLAMMFNINDELAASGLNFAVESIDFFTIGKGRPSNRIHQGTIQWVPGDLRRAAQGNDITYLVDQSDGATASGLSSDDTEEVLDKALATWNNDSNLSKVKVVKRFDSGDDPDIFDSFFSSGGKGRNGKGKSKSFGSFGDSFLADIVQAGWLPWAFFEAVGGPGGGDEILAFSVSFIFVDGNGFPTDIDGDGYLDKALNEVYYNDTFGTAGEKRAGNPWEINAASPSTGIDVETVALHENGHSLGLGHFGPPPTAVMNPSYSGVLTSPLPADDAGMSTIWKSWPN